From the Pedobacter cryoconitis genome, one window contains:
- a CDS encoding porin family protein, producing the protein MKIQFNKRSLFLIPMVALALISTQAKSQNATPIHIGLKGGANFTDLSLNYGDLKNKYSAGYSAGAFTRVDISKLYVQGELLYSHKSSKVESNTLGNGKSSWNSIDVPVTIGYKILKSENLNLRVFGGGVYSYILNDKARILQEVKESFKKFDKSNIGYVAGVGVDLGKITIDLSAQGSLTKMSSDFKSRPLTFQASIGFMIF; encoded by the coding sequence ATGAAAATTCAATTCAACAAAAGAAGTCTATTTCTAATCCCTATGGTTGCACTTGCTTTAATTTCTACTCAGGCAAAATCACAAAATGCTACCCCTATTCACATTGGTTTAAAAGGAGGAGCAAATTTCACCGATTTAAGTCTCAATTATGGCGATCTAAAAAACAAATATTCAGCCGGTTATTCTGCTGGCGCTTTTACAAGAGTGGACATCTCTAAATTGTATGTACAAGGAGAACTCCTGTATTCGCACAAATCTTCTAAAGTAGAATCCAATACACTGGGTAACGGAAAAAGCTCATGGAATAGCATTGATGTTCCTGTAACGATCGGTTATAAAATATTAAAATCGGAGAACCTGAACCTCAGAGTGTTCGGAGGTGGTGTTTATTCTTATATATTAAATGATAAAGCCCGTATCTTACAGGAGGTCAAAGAGTCCTTTAAGAAATTCGATAAATCAAATATTGGTTATGTTGCCGGTGTTGGTGTTGATCTGGGTAAAATCACTATTGATTTAAGTGCTCAGGGTTCGTTAACAAAAATGAGCAGCGATTTCAAATCCCGCCCGCTCACCTTCCAGGCAAGCATTGGCTTCATGATCTTCTAA
- a CDS encoding Vat family streptogramin A O-acetyltransferase has protein sequence MMKGPDKDEKYPISHYNRLCFLKNIITSPNIIVGDYTYYDDFKDVYNFERNVKYHFDFIGDKLIIGKFCMIASGVTFIMNGANHKMDGITAYPFNIFGNGWEKVTPKMEELPFKGDTIVGNDVWIGSNATIMPGVHIGDGAIIATNTTVTKDVPPYTVVGGNPGKEIRKRFSEEKIEELLELKWWDWKIERITENLHELTGPKSRFL, from the coding sequence ATGATGAAAGGACCTGATAAAGACGAGAAATACCCAATAAGCCACTATAACAGACTCTGTTTTTTGAAGAACATCATCACCAGCCCTAATATAATTGTTGGCGATTATACCTATTATGATGATTTTAAGGATGTTTATAATTTCGAAAGGAATGTAAAGTATCATTTTGATTTCATTGGAGATAAACTGATTATCGGAAAGTTCTGCATGATTGCTTCTGGTGTAACCTTTATTATGAATGGTGCTAACCATAAAATGGACGGGATCACAGCTTATCCTTTTAATATTTTTGGCAATGGCTGGGAAAAAGTTACACCCAAGATGGAAGAACTCCCTTTTAAAGGAGACACCATTGTTGGAAATGATGTCTGGATTGGTTCAAATGCAACGATAATGCCCGGAGTCCATATAGGAGATGGTGCAATTATCGCCACCAATACTACAGTAACCAAAGACGTACCTCCTTATACCGTTGTAGGAGGAAATCCTGGAAAAGAAATCAGAAAGCGATTTTCTGAGGAAAAGATAGAGGAACTTTTAGAGCTTAAATGGTGGGACTGGAAAATTGAAAGAATCACAGAGAATCTTCATGAATTAACGGGCCCTAAATCACGGTTCCTATAA
- a CDS encoding Crp/Fnr family transcriptional regulator yields the protein MFSDKLYQHLLDNAATQVKLTATDTALCKQYFEPVLFAKNTIIEQENTVPKYLYYVVSGFIRLFYYNEQGDQVTTHLNCPPGFITAYTHFNNCTKSAEHVECITDCELLRITKANLDIICEQSPVFKDYSILVFQMALAYNETRARELASLTAEQRYEKLIANYPAIIHHVPLRYIASFLGMKPESLSRIRRKIGS from the coding sequence ATGTTTTCAGATAAATTGTACCAGCATTTGCTGGATAATGCAGCTACCCAGGTTAAATTAACAGCTACAGATACTGCACTATGCAAGCAGTACTTTGAACCTGTACTGTTTGCGAAGAATACAATTATCGAACAGGAGAACACAGTCCCAAAATACCTTTATTATGTGGTCTCGGGTTTTATCAGGCTATTTTATTACAATGAACAGGGAGATCAAGTCACCACGCATCTTAATTGTCCCCCTGGATTTATTACTGCTTACACACACTTTAATAATTGTACCAAATCTGCTGAGCACGTAGAATGTATTACTGATTGTGAATTGTTAAGAATTACCAAAGCCAACCTGGATATTATTTGTGAACAGAGCCCGGTTTTTAAAGATTACAGTATCCTTGTTTTCCAGATGGCGCTTGCCTATAATGAAACCCGTGCCCGTGAATTAGCCAGTTTAACAGCAGAACAGCGGTATGAAAAATTGATAGCTAATTATCCTGCTATTATTCACCATGTTCCTTTACGCTATATTGCTTCTTTTTTGGGAATGAAACCCGAAAGCCTGAGTCGTATCCGCAGAAAGATCGGGAGTTGA
- a CDS encoding NAD-dependent epimerase/dehydratase family protein translates to MIHQNLALVTGANGHLGNNLMRLLLNKGIPVRGSVRDLKNNSSFAELDCEMVQADITDKQSLILAMRDVAVVYAVGAAFKLWAKDPVKEIYEVNLQGTRNLIEAAAAAGVKRIVYVSSIAALNYTYLPTKESNGQNPDRRDMYYNSKNDGEKLAFELAKQYNIALVAVLPSAMIGSAAFGKLSVSYQIIKLILTKEIPIETRIALNWVDVKDVAEGCYLAAIKGRSGERYILANEKCISIKQTTQVAQELFPELKIKLPVEVPKPILYLAAWLMETGSKLTGKAPLLTTKDIAMFSGLQQDFDISKAKTELGFNPKDPVQTVKEAMLYLMTHQNRFMNV, encoded by the coding sequence ATGATACATCAAAATTTGGCATTAGTTACAGGGGCAAACGGACATCTGGGGAATAACCTGATGAGATTACTCCTGAATAAAGGGATTCCGGTAAGAGGCTCTGTCCGTGATTTAAAAAACAACAGTTCTTTTGCTGAGCTGGATTGCGAAATGGTACAGGCGGATATCACTGATAAACAATCTTTAATATTGGCTATGCGTGACGTAGCGGTTGTTTATGCCGTTGGAGCAGCCTTTAAGTTATGGGCGAAAGATCCGGTTAAGGAAATTTATGAAGTTAATCTTCAAGGCACCAGGAATTTGATTGAAGCAGCAGCAGCGGCAGGAGTGAAGAGAATCGTTTATGTGAGTTCTATTGCCGCTTTAAACTATACATACTTACCCACTAAAGAAAGTAACGGGCAAAATCCAGATCGCAGAGATATGTATTATAACTCTAAAAACGATGGGGAGAAGTTAGCTTTCGAGCTTGCAAAGCAATATAATATAGCGTTGGTTGCAGTATTACCTTCTGCGATGATCGGGAGTGCAGCATTTGGGAAGCTGAGTGTTTCTTATCAGATCATCAAACTGATTCTGACTAAAGAAATTCCAATTGAAACCAGGATTGCCTTAAATTGGGTGGATGTAAAAGATGTAGCTGAAGGTTGTTACCTGGCGGCGATTAAAGGCAGGAGTGGAGAACGCTATATCCTGGCCAATGAAAAATGTATTTCTATCAAGCAGACTACTCAGGTTGCACAAGAACTTTTTCCGGAATTGAAAATTAAGCTTCCCGTTGAAGTACCTAAACCTATATTGTATCTGGCCGCGTGGTTGATGGAAACAGGAAGTAAACTGACTGGAAAAGCCCCATTGTTAACCACAAAAGACATCGCTATGTTCTCTGGTTTACAGCAGGATTTCGATATTTCAAAAGCAAAAACAGAACTGGGTTTTAACCCTAAAGATCCGGTTCAAACGGTTAAAGAGGCGATGTTATACCTGATGACACATCAAAACAGATTCATGAATGTTTAA
- a CDS encoding aldo/keto reductase has protein sequence MKYRNLGTTKEKLSTVGLGCMGMSFAYGPGDDTESIATLHKALDLGVNFWDTADVYGNGINEELISKVLTTNRDKIFIATKFGFRFQDDVAGPSNTNGTYFDGSPAWMKIAVEKSLKRLKIDTIDLYYVHRVDPNIPIEETVGAMAELVKEGKVRYLGLSEASPASIRKAHAVHPIAALQSEYSLLTRDVETEILSTVRELGISLIPYSPLARGLVTNTLDINSLADNDFRRSLPRYQQENLDNNAKLISGFAAIAQDKNCTPAQLALAWVLAQGENIIPIPGTKKRKYLEENAGAVDVNLLAADLKAIDELITRFPVSGERYSEGAMKLVNN, from the coding sequence ATGAAATATAGAAATCTAGGAACAACTAAAGAAAAACTATCGACTGTAGGACTTGGCTGTATGGGAATGAGTTTTGCATACGGGCCTGGTGATGATACTGAAAGTATTGCAACTTTACATAAAGCCCTTGATCTTGGGGTGAACTTTTGGGATACGGCAGATGTATATGGTAATGGAATAAATGAAGAGCTGATCTCCAAAGTATTAACAACTAACAGAGATAAGATATTTATTGCGACAAAATTCGGGTTCCGCTTTCAGGACGATGTTGCTGGTCCCAGCAATACAAACGGAACTTATTTTGACGGTTCACCGGCATGGATGAAAATTGCAGTGGAAAAAAGTCTGAAAAGATTAAAAATTGATACTATAGATTTATATTATGTACATCGTGTTGATCCCAATATCCCGATCGAAGAAACCGTAGGTGCAATGGCCGAACTGGTAAAAGAAGGAAAAGTACGTTACCTCGGATTAAGTGAGGCTTCTCCGGCTTCTATCCGAAAAGCACATGCAGTGCACCCTATTGCTGCACTGCAAAGTGAATATTCCTTACTGACCAGAGATGTGGAAACTGAGATACTCAGCACAGTCAGAGAATTAGGCATCTCTTTGATCCCTTACTCACCACTGGCAAGAGGTCTGGTGACCAACACATTAGACATAAATTCACTTGCAGACAATGACTTCCGGAGATCATTACCACGTTATCAGCAGGAAAACCTGGATAATAACGCAAAGTTGATTAGTGGATTCGCTGCGATAGCACAGGATAAAAATTGTACTCCGGCACAACTTGCACTCGCATGGGTACTTGCACAGGGTGAAAATATCATTCCTATTCCTGGTACTAAAAAAAGAAAATATCTGGAAGAAAATGCAGGTGCTGTTGATGTTAACTTATTAGCGGCTGATTTAAAAGCTATTGATGAACTCATTACACGTTTTCCTGTGAGTGGCGAACGCTACAGTGAAGGGGCAATGAAATTAGTGAACAATTAA